The following proteins are encoded in a genomic region of Candidatus Latescibacterota bacterium:
- a CDS encoding response regulator translates to MNKDLDGREELVDHTSRSKPRILLAEDNRVNQKIACLMLEKAGFCVDVVEDGLQATEAVESRSYDLILMDCMMPGMDGYKATAKIRRMNGAKSRIPIIALTANTMMGDRDRCIEAGMDDFLPKPINRSGMLEIIDRWISFLKKSDAE, encoded by the coding sequence ATGAACAAGGATCTGGATGGCAGAGAAGAGCTGGTCGACCATACATCCCGGAGCAAACCGAGAATACTGCTTGCTGAAGACAACAGGGTGAATCAGAAAATCGCCTGCCTGATGCTGGAAAAGGCCGGATTCTGTGTAGATGTAGTGGAAGACGGATTACAGGCGACGGAGGCGGTTGAATCCCGATCGTATGATCTGATCCTGATGGATTGCATGATGCCTGGGATGGACGGTTACAAGGCTACAGCCAAAATCAGAAGAATGAATGGCGCAAAAAGCAGAATACCGATCATAGCACTTACTGCAAATACGATGATGGGGGACAGGGATAGATGTATTGAGGCTGGAATGGACGATTTCCTGCCGAAACCGATCAATAGATCGGGAATGCTCGAGATCATCGATCGATGGATTTCTTTTCTGAAAAAGTCTGATGCTGAATAA
- the obgE gene encoding GTPase ObgE has protein sequence MTSFIDIVEISVRAGDGGHGCVSFRRLRNIPRGGPDGGDGGRGGDIVIRVEPQMRTLLDLRYRRNYKAPKGSAGQGARKTGPYGDDVVIKVPPGTIIQDAKSGRTLADLVSADQEIVIARGGDGGTGNFSFRSATNQAPTKATLGREGEKLNLRLTLKLIADVGLVGLPNAGKSTLLSAVSQARPLIADYPFSTLTPNLAIVRVDEAASFCMVDIPGLIEGAHQGKGLGLQFLQHVERCRVLLIILEVGGEVSARDAYRQLLHELESYSPKLLETPRIVALNKIDIIHDWQKFDSELLPEDVELHRISAASGEGLAPMMQLLFKKVLESFADEEEPDETPPFDPLSM, from the coding sequence ATGACATCGTTCATCGACATTGTGGAGATAAGTGTCAGGGCCGGTGATGGTGGTCATGGCTGTGTCAGTTTTCGAAGGTTGAGAAATATACCTCGCGGAGGGCCGGATGGTGGGGATGGCGGCAGAGGTGGAGACATCGTTATCCGGGTCGAACCCCAGATGAGGACTTTGCTCGATCTGAGATACAGAAGAAATTATAAAGCTCCCAAGGGCAGTGCGGGGCAGGGAGCACGAAAAACTGGTCCCTACGGTGATGATGTGGTCATAAAAGTTCCTCCCGGTACGATCATTCAGGATGCCAAAAGTGGCCGGACTCTGGCTGACCTTGTCTCAGCGGACCAGGAGATAGTCATTGCGAGAGGTGGAGATGGAGGAACAGGTAATTTCTCTTTTCGTTCAGCCACTAACCAGGCTCCTACGAAGGCTACATTGGGCCGGGAGGGAGAGAAGCTCAACCTCAGGTTGACTTTGAAGCTTATTGCAGATGTAGGGCTGGTCGGACTGCCCAATGCCGGAAAATCGACGCTTCTCAGCGCCGTGAGCCAGGCTCGACCACTTATTGCCGATTATCCGTTTTCCACACTGACTCCCAATCTTGCTATTGTGAGAGTCGATGAAGCGGCTTCATTCTGTATGGTGGATATCCCGGGGCTTATAGAGGGCGCGCATCAGGGTAAGGGGCTTGGCCTGCAGTTTCTTCAGCATGTGGAGAGGTGCAGGGTCCTTCTTATAATCCTGGAAGTCGGAGGAGAAGTCAGTGCCCGCGACGCGTACAGGCAACTCCTGCATGAGCTTGAATCGTATTCTCCGAAGTTGCTGGAAACCCCCAGGATAGTCGCTCTTAACAAGATAGACATCATTCATGACTGGCAGAAGTTCGATTCTGAACTCCTGCCTGAGGATGTGGAGCTTCATCGGATCTCCGCGGCCTCAGGTGAAGGGCTTGCGCCTATGATGCAACTCCTTTTCAAGAAGGTCCTGGAGTCGTTTGCTGACGAAGAGGAGCCTGACGAAACACCTCCCTTTGATCCACTGAGTATGTGA